From the Bdellovibrio reynosensis genome, one window contains:
- a CDS encoding SRPBCC family protein, which yields MAKIQIEATVHAAPAKVWSYWTKPEHIQNWNFASDDWQCPRAENDLRVGGKYSARMEAKDGSFGFDFTAIYNEIVDQKKITYTMEDGRVASTTFEDLGGNTKVTTIFDAEKMNPEEMQKNGWQAILNNFKKYVEGN from the coding sequence GTGGCTAAAATTCAAATTGAAGCAACCGTTCACGCGGCCCCTGCAAAAGTATGGTCTTATTGGACAAAGCCAGAGCATATTCAAAATTGGAATTTTGCTTCCGATGACTGGCAATGCCCACGGGCTGAAAATGATTTGCGTGTCGGTGGAAAGTATTCTGCAAGAATGGAAGCTAAAGACGGAAGCTTTGGTTTTGATTTCACGGCGATTTACAATGAAATCGTCGATCAAAAGAAAATCACCTACACCATGGAAGATGGCCGCGTGGCATCGACGACATTTGAAGATCTTGGTGGGAATACCAAGGTCACCACGATTTTTGATGCAGAAAAAATGAACCCGGAAGAGATGCAAAAAAACGGGTGGCAGGCGATTTTGAATAATTTTAAGAAGTACGTTGAAGGAAACTAA
- a CDS encoding MBL fold metallo-hydrolase, which produces MKETNGLKALFVLFVFVGSSSFAANKISANQETKIEFSIVRTGTAKTQEALVIQGGAISKKMTLNHSAFLIRHGNDVILLDTGLGKNIDQQFKKDMPVWAKPFFSYEETKAAIDQIPAELKEKIKKIYLTHVHWDHASGLEDFLPGVCVSVPDEEMKELTDRRAAATFPSQFSHADLKWCNFNWSNKAYRGFDQSYDVFGDGTVVAVPLPGHSIGSMGVFVHTKTKDYFLVGDLVWSARAIELGKHKFFVASKIVDRNREKVMEAIEKVREVAKKDKSLIIIPAHDAEVQDTLGYFPKWIQ; this is translated from the coding sequence TTGAAGGAAACTAACGGTTTGAAAGCTCTATTTGTTTTATTTGTTTTTGTTGGTTCTAGTTCTTTTGCTGCAAATAAAATAAGTGCGAACCAAGAAACAAAGATTGAATTTTCGATTGTTCGCACGGGGACGGCTAAAACCCAAGAAGCCTTAGTAATCCAGGGCGGCGCCATCAGTAAAAAAATGACCTTAAATCATTCTGCTTTTTTAATTCGCCATGGGAATGATGTGATTCTTTTAGACACGGGTCTGGGGAAAAATATTGATCAGCAATTCAAAAAAGATATGCCGGTTTGGGCAAAACCTTTCTTTTCATATGAAGAAACTAAGGCTGCTATAGATCAGATTCCAGCAGAGCTTAAAGAAAAGATTAAAAAAATCTATCTCACCCACGTGCACTGGGATCACGCCAGTGGCCTAGAAGACTTTTTACCTGGAGTGTGCGTATCAGTACCAGATGAAGAAATGAAAGAGCTTACTGATCGCAGGGCCGCAGCGACTTTTCCTTCCCAGTTTTCCCATGCAGATTTGAAGTGGTGTAATTTTAATTGGTCTAATAAAGCTTATCGCGGCTTTGATCAAAGTTACGATGTGTTTGGTGATGGAACTGTGGTCGCAGTACCGCTGCCAGGGCATTCTATAGGCTCTATGGGAGTTTTTGTTCATACCAAAACGAAAGATTACTTTCTAGTCGGTGATTTAGTGTGGTCCGCGCGCGCCATTGAATTAGGGAAACATAAATTCTTTGTCGCTTCAAAAATCGTCGATCGCAATCGTGAAAAAGTCATGGAAGCCATCGAAAAAGTTCGCGAAGTTGCAAAAAAAGATAAGTCCCTAATAATCATCCCAGCGCACGATGCAGAAGTGCAAGACACGCTAGGGTATTTCCCGAAGTGGATTCAGTAG
- a CDS encoding protein adenylyltransferase SelO, with protein sequence MSDDKNQFGWNFDNTYARLSDVFFERINPTPARSPHMVMFNEDLARTLGLNVSALSKEGQNYFAGNSLFDGSEPLAQAYAGHQFGHINMLGDGRANLLGEHVTAKGQRFDIQLKGAGRTRFSRRGDGLAALGPMLREYIISEAMFALNIPTTRSLAVVTTGEQVIRETSLPGAVLTRVASSHLRVGTFEYAAGVEKGKYLRELADYTIQRHYPELASQPEPYVGLLKAVIERQASLIVKWMQVGFVHGVMNTDNMTISGETIDYGPCAFMDRFSLSTVFSSIDTQGRYSYGQQPSIGQWNLTRFAETLLPLFSTNQEEAIAKAEAALDTYAEHLSRYWVSGMRGKLGLVKEGEDDMSLFNSLLEMMERNQADYTNTFRALSEGKMLDEPLFKDGEFVEWYKAWQALNPDLELMKSRNPAVIPRNHMVEKALAAAVEKDDYSVAQRLLDIVRNPFVEPGDGDEFKRPANDEGYQTFCGT encoded by the coding sequence ATGAGTGACGATAAAAACCAATTTGGCTGGAACTTTGATAACACCTATGCGCGATTGTCTGATGTTTTTTTTGAAAGAATAAATCCGACTCCGGCGCGTTCCCCTCACATGGTCATGTTCAATGAAGATCTGGCTCGCACGCTAGGGTTGAATGTTTCTGCGCTTTCTAAAGAAGGTCAGAATTATTTTGCTGGTAACAGTCTATTCGATGGGTCAGAGCCTTTGGCGCAAGCCTATGCCGGTCATCAGTTTGGACATATTAATATGCTGGGTGACGGCAGAGCGAATCTTCTAGGTGAACACGTGACTGCAAAAGGTCAGCGTTTCGACATTCAGTTAAAAGGGGCCGGCCGCACGCGATTTTCAAGAAGGGGAGATGGCCTAGCCGCTCTAGGTCCTATGCTTCGCGAATACATTATTAGCGAAGCGATGTTTGCGTTAAATATTCCGACCACAAGAAGTCTTGCGGTTGTAACAACGGGCGAACAGGTTATTCGTGAAACTTCTTTGCCGGGAGCGGTGCTCACTCGAGTTGCTAGCAGTCATCTTCGGGTTGGAACCTTTGAATATGCGGCAGGAGTTGAAAAAGGAAAATACCTTCGCGAACTTGCTGACTACACTATTCAACGTCATTACCCAGAGTTAGCGTCCCAGCCTGAACCCTATGTAGGTCTTTTAAAAGCCGTGATCGAACGTCAAGCTTCCCTGATCGTCAAATGGATGCAAGTGGGTTTTGTTCACGGTGTGATGAATACAGACAACATGACAATTTCAGGCGAGACGATTGACTATGGTCCGTGTGCTTTTATGGATCGTTTTTCTTTATCTACTGTTTTTAGTTCCATTGATACCCAAGGAAGATATTCCTATGGCCAGCAGCCCTCTATTGGGCAATGGAATTTAACTCGTTTTGCGGAAACTTTGTTGCCTCTATTCAGTACTAATCAAGAAGAGGCTATTGCTAAAGCGGAAGCAGCTTTGGATACGTACGCAGAACATCTTTCGCGTTATTGGGTTTCTGGCATGCGTGGAAAATTAGGTCTCGTGAAAGAGGGTGAAGATGACATGTCTCTTTTTAACTCTTTGCTTGAAATGATGGAAAGAAATCAAGCCGACTACACGAATACCTTCCGTGCTCTTTCTGAAGGAAAGATGTTGGATGAGCCTTTATTTAAAGACGGTGAATTCGTAGAGTGGTACAAGGCGTGGCAGGCTTTGAATCCTGATTTGGAATTAATGAAAAGCCGTAACCCCGCCGTCATTCCACGCAATCACATGGTTGAGAAAGCCTTAGCTGCCGCAGTCGAAAAGGATGACTATTCAGTGGCACAGCGGTTACTTGATATTGTTAGAAACCCGTTTGTAGAACCAGGGGATGGCGATGAATTCAAAAGACCCGCTAATGATGAAGGCTATCAAACTTTCTGTGGGACATAA
- a CDS encoding YaeQ family protein, whose product MLYRFQIDLSDVDRGVYETLDFRVAQHPSETYPYMLSRVLAYCLAYEQGLEFSPGGLADPEAPALRKLGLHNSIDLWIEIGNPSARKLHKANKTAKQVMVFTYKNPEVLLTEIKNGEVHRAEDLKLYSFDPKFLDTVADKTDKNNRWAILVQNGQMDLTISEQTFTVEITTVSI is encoded by the coding sequence ATGTTATATCGCTTTCAAATAGATTTATCTGACGTGGATCGTGGAGTTTACGAAACTTTGGATTTCCGCGTAGCCCAACACCCGTCTGAAACTTATCCCTATATGTTAAGCCGAGTCCTTGCATATTGCTTGGCTTACGAACAGGGCCTTGAATTTAGCCCCGGAGGCTTAGCTGATCCTGAAGCCCCTGCCCTTCGCAAACTGGGTCTGCACAATTCAATAGATCTATGGATCGAGATTGGAAATCCATCAGCACGCAAACTTCATAAAGCAAATAAGACAGCAAAACAAGTGATGGTCTTTACTTATAAAAATCCCGAAGTTTTACTTACTGAAATAAAAAATGGCGAAGTCCATCGCGCCGAAGACCTTAAACTTTATTCTTTCGATCCGAAGTTTTTAGATACTGTTGCCGATAAAACCGATAAAAACAATCGCTGGGCAATATTAGTTCAAAATGGACAAATGGATCTGACCATCAGCGAACAAACATTCACGGTCGAAATCACGACGGTAAGCATCTAA
- a CDS encoding Calx-beta domain-containing protein — translation MMSKASSYFIHITTALFALLLTSCMDATLAPLLSENQVMRKITVESGTAVSLDEGIGHQITLSIETPVVPGVTLKNEDLGWTLNDENGDFEASNGTLIVQPGVTSISFIIKATRDAEIESDESFQLRFTGEHFENLDTNQISFVVKDKTTRAKVTSSASLDFGPQLKDTVAEKSLTFSNSGDAPAQGFTLGALSAPFAFKGGTYPGTGGTCSGTLNGHASCTVVLTYSPTEVNTHSQNLTWNYTNPDLADNDSLGISGLGVEVAAVLGGRPADPSNVNDLDITVSGTNVTHYRYKVGPQASTDCTVATGYSSETAISTKIVDDLTSLANQNLKICAVGKDSNNFWQPFTAATSYIWNFDTIRPSVVISQKTGQTDPTNSLPVNFSLVFSEAIAESSLTDSDISFTGSALVSSHTLTKIDSTHYDLTVSAVDNNGVIQPVINSDKFSDLAGNHNTVSTASDNQVTYDTAAPALPNALTWLQSSPSKASPVTAQWTLSTSTDIADQKIQFYKDASCLLLEGSAISLATSATSRTFSGADGETYTYNLTLIDTSGNVSVSACSTALVLDRTAPTVASFNPATSIRSSLPTSVTVNFSEDMLSTSIENLSNWAITCSGSGSASVAGVSAASTTSAVVNLTVSVAPANAEICTLTAKATLTDLAGNAPSAAGTVSYTLDLPGTVASVTSSLANGSYKAGQVVPVSVQFSENVTVASGSPQLLIETGSTDQIATYVSGSGSNTLIFNYTVQAGDNSSDLDYESANSLSLNGSTIKDSFGNDMILTLPAPGATGSLGANKNIVIDTQAPDAFSISGVTGGTDATEDEWLTNGSTATAHWVAAAGSTQYTVEIRNNDASASVCAEQTVATTSYTFAGCTLVNGTQYTLRVAAKDAVGNSTAATNNDFVFNVNTSAVIATITGQPTGKTNQTTLNIDVAGADIQTYRYKVGVAASTNCADATGYSGDIAAATNITNSVSGLGNTDIKVCVIGKNSAAVEQALTSATSVTWTQDLVAPTLTINQKSGQADPTNTLPAEFTIVASEAVTNFAVADITQSGTATGITWSLTTSDNITWSLKATAITGAGTLIPSITANKLTDVAGNNNTASTSTDNLITYETTKPSLTINQASGQTDPTNTLPIEFTIIFTEAINPSTFVAADITQGGTASGITWTLSTSDNITWTLQATAITTAGTLIPSITAGKVSDPAGNTNNASTTTDSTVTYDITAPVNAASLAWQQTTPTNTTSLVAQWTKSTSSDLASQKVRFYTGAACNTYTGTENSASSSATTSNFTGTNGNTYTYQVISTDTAGNSVTSACSSALVIDTTVPTVTNVTSNKTDGAYTVGEVIDVRITFSENVTVTGTPVIALNTTPARSASYVSGSGTSTLVFNYTVVATDTAADLNYAATTSLTIPSATIKDAATNNATLTLPATGAAGSLGTNKNIVIDTTAPSITAFSVTNSTPTNSTTFNITSTVSGSPATYCIMENSTTVASCTWTAGATLPATFTVSTVNEAKTLYAWVKDAAGNVSSMASSASITFDNTPPTATLSGQPTGSSSKYALNIDVSGSGVVGYKYKVGVSGSTDCSVATGYSASEVAYTVNITDNISALANGTIKVCVVGKDAAGNWQTYATATSATWTKNSPAIQFTATTSSVSEYNDPTHNVAVSIPSAVDVAVSVSYTFSNGSAPSATMSNDYTATNGTATIAAGSTTVNIAIPILDNTTEENSETFKLTLSSPVGGSLGTNTVHTVTITDDEAPPLVTIQDVYVSEGATTNLMATLSHPTDKGAVAINWTRDTCTGVDCATAGTDYTMAVTSGTASVPSGSTSITFGSLTTIDNAADELYKRVPIKITSITGGTSYISNADIFISDNDSPAGKDAVAIGAGDNHTCAMTSNGNVYCWGFNGNGQLAQGNYLPYSSPLLMSLAAPATAMSTAYNNVCAILNTGALYCWGQGNHNTYPGAGLTGTSSTSNRWTPTLVTGMSSGVTQVTVGYMNSCAIQNGAVYCWGAKEFGILGDPATVSSTTAPVAIPSLATGVTKISKGQTHACAIKAGTLYCWGYNTNGEVGVGHMTLVPTPTAVPGLGTVTNVWTGYYGTCAKNSSNQVYCWGNNADNQLLSNSTSDQSSPVLMTELAGATDIYYGIQFCAVLSGDLHCKGKNYFGEGGINSPTGVSNIPLTPVVNGTGGVTAVAGSTGAHTCFIRNSQVYCTGFSGWGQHGDTQPLQSNAHVLSPKFSGASSLSIFVEHACGIFSGAVKCLGDSNYSKTGNLLVDRIYQVVTQVKNLTSGATKVVTSNTGSCAIVSGAVQCWGRNYLRGSSSTSGNPAIPAGLSTGATDIAASFGDVMCAIASGKLYCWGNVDIIPFFDMEIGTYYTPVEVTAAGSDNVSVRMGRYHGCVLKTDKTVWCTGYNLHGQLGLNDNTDRISLTQVPGLTNVDEISATNYGACARIGTTSIKCWGQYPGNGSSSNQKVPVSTGTWTNVTKLVGGNYNHCAIQNGAASCWGFNRYDQHGNNDYLTNEYHHSPTLLNSLNAVGTVTDVEARGTNGICGKVGTNWYCSGIDTNSELGTSRKPFRLAPVSMGPFPN, via the coding sequence ATGATGTCTAAAGCCAGTTCGTATTTCATACACATCACAACTGCTCTATTTGCTTTGTTATTAACAAGCTGTATGGACGCAACGCTGGCTCCTCTATTAAGCGAAAATCAAGTCATGAGAAAAATCACAGTGGAATCTGGCACTGCTGTGTCCCTTGATGAAGGTATTGGCCATCAAATTACCTTAAGTATTGAGACTCCGGTTGTTCCAGGCGTAACTCTTAAGAATGAAGATCTGGGTTGGACTTTAAATGACGAAAACGGTGACTTTGAAGCGTCAAATGGAACACTTATTGTACAGCCGGGGGTCACTTCGATTAGCTTCATCATCAAAGCGACTCGTGATGCTGAAATTGAAAGTGATGAAAGTTTTCAGCTTCGCTTCACTGGCGAGCATTTCGAAAATCTTGATACAAACCAAATTTCATTCGTCGTAAAAGATAAAACCACGCGTGCGAAAGTAACATCTTCAGCAAGTCTTGATTTTGGTCCGCAGCTTAAAGATACGGTGGCTGAAAAATCTCTAACTTTTTCAAACTCTGGGGATGCGCCAGCACAAGGATTCACTCTCGGCGCGTTGTCGGCTCCCTTTGCATTTAAGGGTGGAACTTACCCTGGTACTGGCGGCACTTGTTCGGGAACATTAAATGGCCATGCTTCATGTACGGTCGTTCTTACTTACAGTCCAACAGAGGTAAATACCCATTCGCAGAATTTAACTTGGAACTACACAAACCCGGACCTTGCCGACAATGATAGCTTAGGCATTTCTGGTTTGGGAGTGGAAGTCGCTGCTGTTCTAGGCGGTCGTCCTGCAGACCCAAGCAACGTGAATGATCTAGATATTACGGTTTCTGGTACCAATGTCACTCATTACCGCTACAAAGTCGGGCCGCAAGCAAGTACGGATTGTACAGTGGCGACGGGTTATTCTTCTGAAACTGCGATTAGCACAAAAATCGTGGATGATCTTACTTCGCTAGCGAATCAAAATTTAAAAATCTGCGCGGTCGGAAAAGATTCTAATAATTTCTGGCAACCATTCACAGCCGCAACAAGTTATATTTGGAACTTCGACACAATTCGCCCAAGCGTTGTGATCAGCCAAAAAACAGGACAAACAGATCCGACGAATTCTTTGCCAGTAAACTTCTCTTTAGTTTTTAGTGAAGCAATTGCTGAATCATCTTTAACTGATTCTGACATAAGTTTTACAGGTTCTGCTTTAGTTAGCAGCCACACATTAACGAAAATTGATAGTACTCACTATGACCTCACTGTTTCTGCCGTTGATAACAATGGTGTGATTCAGCCAGTGATTAACTCTGATAAGTTTTCTGATCTTGCTGGAAATCATAATACCGTTTCCACGGCGAGCGACAATCAGGTAACTTATGATACGGCCGCCCCTGCTCTTCCAAACGCCCTAACTTGGTTACAGTCTTCTCCGTCTAAAGCAAGTCCTGTGACGGCGCAATGGACGCTTTCAACTTCAACGGACATAGCTGATCAAAAAATCCAGTTCTATAAGGATGCGAGTTGTTTACTTTTAGAAGGCTCAGCCATTTCACTAGCGACTTCGGCAACCTCTCGCACTTTCTCTGGAGCGGATGGTGAAACTTATACCTATAACCTCACCTTGATTGATACTTCAGGGAACGTCTCTGTATCTGCCTGTTCTACAGCTTTAGTGTTAGATCGCACAGCACCGACGGTGGCTTCGTTTAATCCTGCAACGAGTATTCGCTCAAGCTTACCGACTTCTGTAACTGTAAACTTTAGCGAAGACATGCTTTCCACCTCGATTGAAAATTTAAGTAACTGGGCTATCACTTGTTCAGGTAGTGGATCGGCGTCAGTGGCAGGAGTGTCTGCTGCTTCAACGACGTCAGCTGTAGTAAATTTAACTGTGTCAGTTGCGCCAGCCAATGCAGAAATTTGTACATTGACTGCAAAAGCGACTTTGACTGATTTAGCTGGCAATGCGCCGTCTGCAGCTGGAACTGTTTCTTATACACTAGATTTACCGGGTACTGTGGCGTCAGTGACTTCTTCTTTAGCTAATGGAAGCTACAAAGCCGGTCAAGTAGTACCGGTGTCAGTGCAGTTTAGCGAAAACGTGACTGTGGCAAGTGGCTCTCCGCAACTTTTAATTGAAACTGGATCTACAGATCAAATCGCTACTTATGTCAGCGGCAGTGGATCAAATACCTTAATCTTTAATTATACGGTTCAGGCTGGAGACAACTCTTCAGATTTAGATTATGAATCAGCGAATTCCCTGTCCTTAAACGGAAGCACTATTAAAGACAGCTTTGGAAATGACATGATTTTAACTCTGCCTGCTCCGGGTGCAACTGGTTCTTTAGGTGCTAATAAAAATATCGTGATCGATACTCAAGCCCCAGATGCCTTTTCTATCTCAGGTGTTACTGGTGGCACTGATGCAACCGAAGATGAATGGCTGACGAATGGCTCGACCGCGACGGCTCATTGGGTCGCAGCGGCTGGTAGTACGCAGTATACTGTAGAGATCCGTAACAATGATGCTTCAGCTTCGGTCTGCGCTGAACAGACTGTGGCGACGACATCTTATACATTTGCAGGCTGTACCTTAGTAAATGGCACTCAGTACACTTTAAGAGTTGCCGCGAAAGACGCCGTTGGCAACTCGACAGCGGCGACGAATAATGATTTTGTCTTTAACGTAAATACATCAGCGGTGATCGCGACAATCACGGGACAACCGACTGGTAAAACCAACCAAACAACACTTAATATTGACGTGGCCGGTGCTGATATTCAGACCTATCGTTATAAGGTCGGCGTTGCAGCCTCTACCAACTGTGCTGATGCCACTGGTTATTCAGGTGATATCGCCGCGGCTACGAATATTACTAATTCCGTGAGCGGATTAGGTAATACAGACATTAAAGTCTGCGTGATCGGTAAAAACTCTGCTGCTGTGGAGCAAGCTTTAACTTCAGCTACTAGTGTCACTTGGACTCAAGATTTAGTGGCTCCTACTTTGACTATCAATCAAAAATCAGGTCAAGCAGATCCAACAAATACTTTACCAGCTGAGTTCACAATCGTTGCTAGTGAAGCCGTAACCAACTTTGCAGTTGCAGATATTACCCAATCAGGAACTGCAACAGGCATCACATGGTCACTCACCACTTCAGACAATATCACGTGGTCTTTAAAAGCAACGGCCATCACTGGCGCTGGGACGCTTATTCCTTCGATCACTGCCAATAAACTGACGGATGTGGCTGGTAATAACAACACAGCAAGCACTAGCACGGATAATCTAATTACTTATGAGACTACTAAACCGTCGTTAACTATCAATCAGGCTTCTGGCCAAACGGATCCAACCAACACCTTGCCGATTGAATTCACGATCATCTTTACGGAAGCTATAAATCCAAGCACTTTCGTTGCTGCGGATATCACACAAGGTGGTACAGCTTCTGGTATCACTTGGACTTTATCGACATCTGATAATATCACTTGGACACTGCAGGCAACCGCAATCACGACGGCAGGAACTTTGATTCCTTCTATTACGGCAGGCAAAGTCAGTGATCCTGCTGGCAATACGAATAATGCATCTACAACTACGGACTCTACGGTTACTTATGATATCACTGCTCCAGTAAATGCAGCGTCTCTGGCTTGGCAGCAGACAACTCCGACGAATACGACGTCACTTGTAGCCCAGTGGACTAAATCAACCAGCAGTGATCTAGCGTCACAAAAAGTGCGTTTCTATACCGGGGCTGCTTGTAACACGTATACTGGTACTGAAAACTCTGCTTCAAGTTCCGCAACGACTTCAAATTTCACTGGGACTAACGGCAATACTTATACATATCAGGTTATTTCCACGGACACGGCAGGAAATTCCGTCACTTCGGCGTGTTCTAGCGCATTAGTAATCGATACCACCGTACCAACCGTAACCAACGTCACTTCAAATAAGACAGACGGCGCTTACACAGTGGGCGAAGTTATAGATGTTCGCATCACCTTTAGCGAAAATGTGACTGTCACTGGCACACCGGTGATCGCATTAAACACGACTCCTGCCCGTTCGGCTTCCTATGTGTCTGGATCTGGCACTTCCACATTAGTATTTAATTATACGGTGGTAGCGACTGATACTGCTGCCGACCTAAACTATGCGGCAACGACTTCATTAACTATTCCTTCTGCTACTATTAAGGATGCGGCAACAAATAATGCCACCTTAACATTACCTGCCACCGGCGCTGCGGGTTCACTTGGTACAAATAAAAATATCGTTATTGATACGACGGCACCAAGTATTACTGCGTTCTCGGTAACGAATTCAACGCCAACGAACAGCACAACATTTAATATCACTTCTACAGTCAGTGGCTCCCCTGCAACTTATTGTATAATGGAAAATAGTACGACCGTTGCATCGTGCACTTGGACGGCGGGTGCTACATTGCCTGCGACATTCACAGTGAGCACGGTGAATGAAGCAAAAACTTTGTATGCGTGGGTGAAAGATGCCGCCGGTAACGTTAGTAGCATGGCAAGTTCTGCTTCGATTACTTTTGATAATACTCCTCCGACAGCGACTCTTTCTGGACAACCTACTGGCAGCAGCTCGAAATATGCCTTAAACATCGATGTCAGTGGCAGTGGTGTTGTCGGCTATAAATACAAGGTCGGCGTATCAGGATCCACAGATTGTTCTGTGGCGACGGGCTATTCCGCTTCCGAGGTCGCTTACACAGTGAACATCACCGATAATATTTCTGCCTTGGCTAACGGCACTATAAAAGTGTGCGTGGTGGGTAAGGATGCTGCCGGTAACTGGCAGACCTATGCGACGGCGACGTCTGCAACGTGGACTAAAAACTCTCCGGCAATTCAATTTACGGCGACGACATCTTCTGTTTCTGAATATAACGATCCTACTCATAACGTGGCTGTCAGCATTCCAAGTGCTGTGGATGTGGCGGTCTCGGTATCTTATACATTCTCAAATGGCTCGGCTCCATCTGCGACAATGAGCAATGACTATACGGCAACAAACGGGACTGCGACGATTGCGGCTGGCAGTACAACAGTTAATATCGCGATTCCAATTCTTGATAACACGACGGAAGAAAACTCTGAAACTTTCAAACTCACTTTAAGTTCACCAGTCGGTGGATCGCTGGGTACGAACACTGTGCACACAGTGACTATCACTGATGATGAAGCGCCACCGTTAGTAACTATTCAAGACGTTTACGTTTCCGAAGGAGCTACAACAAACTTAATGGCCACCCTATCGCATCCGACGGACAAGGGTGCCGTTGCTATTAATTGGACAAGAGACACTTGTACTGGCGTTGATTGTGCGACGGCTGGCACTGATTACACAATGGCTGTGACTTCAGGAACGGCTTCAGTACCGTCAGGTTCAACGTCCATCACATTCGGAAGTCTAACTACGATTGATAATGCGGCAGATGAGCTTTATAAACGCGTTCCAATTAAAATCACCAGCATCACCGGTGGTACATCTTATATTTCTAACGCGGATATTTTTATTAGCGACAATGACAGTCCTGCAGGTAAGGATGCTGTGGCTATTGGTGCCGGCGACAATCACACTTGCGCGATGACTAGCAACGGAAATGTTTACTGTTGGGGTTTCAATGGTAACGGACAACTTGCGCAAGGTAACTATTTACCTTATTCGTCCCCACTTCTGATGTCTCTTGCGGCACCGGCCACTGCAATGTCGACGGCTTACAATAACGTCTGTGCGATTCTAAATACCGGTGCCTTATATTGTTGGGGTCAAGGAAATCACAATACTTATCCAGGTGCGGGTTTAACTGGAACAAGCAGTACTAGCAACAGATGGACTCCGACCTTGGTAACTGGGATGAGTTCCGGTGTTACTCAAGTCACTGTCGGTTACATGAATTCCTGCGCAATTCAAAACGGTGCTGTGTACTGTTGGGGTGCTAAAGAGTTCGGAATTCTTGGTGATCCAGCGACTGTATCTTCGACGACGGCTCCCGTGGCCATTCCAAGTTTAGCAACAGGCGTTACAAAAATATCTAAGGGTCAAACCCATGCTTGCGCGATCAAAGCAGGAACTTTGTACTGCTGGGGATATAACACCAATGGTGAAGTTGGAGTCGGTCATATGACTCTAGTTCCGACCCCGACTGCAGTCCCAGGTCTTGGCACGGTTACTAACGTGTGGACTGGCTATTACGGCACTTGCGCTAAGAATAGCTCAAACCAAGTCTATTGCTGGGGAAACAATGCCGACAATCAACTTTTAAGTAATAGCACATCAGATCAATCATCACCGGTATTAATGACAGAACTTGCTGGTGCTACTGATATTTATTACGGCATTCAATTCTGTGCGGTTCTTAGCGGTGACCTGCACTGTAAAGGCAAAAACTATTTTGGTGAAGGTGGTATCAATTCACCTACCGGAGTTTCTAACATCCCATTAACTCCAGTTGTTAATGGCACTGGTGGAGTCACGGCGGTTGCGGGATCAACGGGTGCTCACACTTGCTTTATTCGAAATAGCCAAGTTTATTGCACTGGTTTTTCAGGCTGGGGTCAGCATGGTGATACGCAACCACTGCAATCCAATGCCCATGTGTTAAGTCCTAAATTTAGCGGTGCAAGCAGTCTTTCGATCTTCGTTGAACATGCCTGCGGTATTTTCAGTGGCGCAGTGAAGTGTCTAGGAGATAGCAACTACTCTAAGACCGGAAATCTTTTAGTCGACAGGATATATCAAGTAGTGACTCAGGTGAAAAATCTGACTTCTGGAGCTACTAAGGTTGTAACTTCAAACACAGGAAGCTGTGCTATTGTTTCTGGTGCAGTTCAATGTTGGGGACGCAATTATCTGCGAGGATCAAGTTCAACTTCAGGTAATCCAGCAATCCCTGCCGGATTGTCGACAGGTGCGACGGATATCGCGGCAAGCTTTGGTGATGTCATGTGTGCCATTGCTTCTGGTAAACTGTATTGCTGGGGCAACGTCGACATCATTCCATTCTTTGATATGGAGATTGGCACTTATTATACGCCCGTGGAAGTCACTGCGGCAGGTTCTGATAACGTGAGCGTGCGAATGGGCCGTTATCACGGTTGCGTATTAAAAACAGACAAAACTGTATGGTGCACAGGCTACAACCTTCATGGTCAGTTGGGCCTGAACGACAATACGGATCGTATCAGCCTAACTCAAGTGCCGGGTCTTACCAATGTTGATGAAATCTCGGCGACAAACTATGGTGCGTGCGCCCGCATCGGAACGACTTCAATTAAATGTTGGGGGCAATACCCAGGCAATGGTAGTTCTAGCAATCAAAAAGTTCCTGTGAGCACAGGAACATGGACTAACGTTACGAAACTTGTTGGTGGTAACTACAACCATTGCGCTATCCAAAACGGAGCAGCTTCTTGCTGGGGGTTTAATCGTTATGATCAACACGGGAACAACGATTATTTGACGAACGAATATCATCATTCTCCGACGCTTTTAAATTCGCTAAATGCTGTTGGCACGGTCACGGACGTTGAAGCGCGAGGCACTAACGGTATATGCGGAAAAGTCGGAACTAATTGGTATTGTTCTGGCATCGATACTAATAGCGAGCTTGGCACAAGTCGTAAACCGTTCAGATTGGCGCCAGTTTCCATGGGACCATTCCCGAATTAA